A window from Saccharomyces cerevisiae S288C chromosome XIII, complete sequence encodes these proteins:
- a CDS encoding gag protein (Retrotransposon TYA Gag gene co-transcribed with TYB Pol; translated as TYA or TYA-TYB polyprotein; Gag is a nucleocapsid protein that is the structural constituent of virus-like particles (VLPs); similar to retroviral Gag), with amino-acid sequence MESQQLSNYPNISHGSACASVTSKEVHTNQDPLDVSASKIQEYDKASTKANSQQTTTPASSAVPENLHHASPQPASVPPPQNGPYPQQCMMTQNQANPSGWSFYGHPSMIPYTPYQMSPMYFPPGPQSQFPQYPSSVGTPLSTPSPESGNTFTDSSSADSDMTSTKKYVRPPPMLTSPNDFPNWVKTYIKFLQNSNLGGIIPTVNGKPVRQITDDELTFLYNTFQIFAPSQFLPTWVKDILSVDYTDIMKILSKSIEKMQSDTQEANDIVTLANLQYNGSTPADAFETKVTNIIDRLNNNGIHINNKVACQLIMRGLSGEYKFLRYTRHRHLNMTVAELFLDIHAIYEEQQGSRNSKPNYRRNPSDEKNDSRSYTNTTKPKVIARNPQKTNNSKSKTARAHNVSTSNNSPSTDNDSISKSTTEPIQLNNKHDLHLRPETY; translated from the coding sequence atggaatcccaacaattatctaattacCCAAATATATCTCATGGTAGCGCCTGtgcttcggttacttctaaggaagtccacacaaatcaagatccgttagacgtttcagcttccaaaattcaagaatatgataaggcttccactaaggctaactctcaacagacaacaacacctgcttcatcagctgttccagagaaccTCCATCATGCCTCTCCTCAACCTgcttcagtaccacctCCACAGAATGGGCCGTACCCACAGCAGTGCATGATGACCCAAAACCAAGCCAATCCATCTGGTTGGTCATTTTACGGACACCCATCTATGATTCCGTATAcaccttatcaaatgtcgcctatgtactttccacctgggccacaatcacagtttccgcagtatccatcatcagttggaacGCCTCTGAGCACTCCATCACCTGAGTCAggtaatacatttactgattcatcctcagcggactctgatatgacatccactaaaaaatatgtcagaccaccaccaatgttaacctcacctaatgactttccaaattgggttaaaacatacatcaaatttttacaaaactcgaatctcggtggtattattccgACAGTAAACGGAAAACCCGTACGTCAGatcactgatgatgaactcaccttcttgtataacacttttcaaatatttgctcccTCTCAATTCCTACCTACCTGGGTCAAAGACATCCTATCCGTTGATTATAcggatatcatgaaaattctttccaaaagtattgaaaaaatgcaatctgATACCCAAGAGGCAAACGACATTGTGACCctggcaaatttgcaatataatggcagtacacctgcagatgcatttgaaacaaaagtcacaaacattatcgacagactgaacaataatggcattcatatcaataacaaggtcgcatgccaattaattatgagaggtctatctggcgaatataaatttttacgctaCACACGTCATCGAcatctaaatatgacagtcgctgaactgttcttagatatccatgctatttatgaagaacaacagggatcgagaaacagcaaacctaattacaggagaaatccgagtgatgagaagaatgattctcgcagctatacgaatacaaccaaacccaaagttatagctcggaatcctcaaaaaacaaataattcgaaatcgaaaacagcCAGGGCTCACAATGTATCCACATCTAATAACTCTCCCAGCACGGACAACGATTCcatcagtaaatcaactactgaaccgattcaattgaacaataagcaCGACCTTCATCTTAGGCCAGAAACTTACTGA
- the RRN11 gene encoding Rrn11p (Component of the core factor (CF) rDNA transcription factor complex; CF is required for transcription of 35S rRNA genes by RNA polymerase I and is composed of Rrn6p, Rrn7p, and Rrn11p) translates to MFEVPITLTNRKFAQRRKLKYQYINYISRRFDRISKKSTTTDSLPTPENSAAENNDEEEGQNSEAGTYRRSVLQQKKRRRERHWRSVVGEIYSTTESETDSQEEETEEGGEHDTGIDKEDSDEERKFWKKYEKPEKSFEIWRTVSSQNKQPINKQKMTYHNFKKIEKIPLRKMEIPLLHCTKENKLYFQSISRGLEPLKTSTSEVRNYRTRHIVTLTDLLHLNVSRHNWSLAYKIFATLIRIPGVQIKSLWGIGVEILDNLSNSSSGLDFLQWMCQIYSSKSRFVQNINYRSIVPPFQTGSRTHTAKFAITYLWSSLINCQKSMEPSSNIIDKPFDTENDLLQELIDKISEWVLTPPFMEDAEVWFIYASCHLLKADTLSRQFVNDNKNNDLIGLDRDIKINQVIKHIHYVRTFLKICLDKGGFAVPSRLIENQLKSFESRLYGEAQDIQERDVANVYDSIDNSSVENSFGDVYETNAEFLDTQLMDLSPEDNGLDEMHYSDEDSSE, encoded by the coding sequence ATGTTTGAAGTCCCTATAACTTTAACTAATAGGAAGTTTGctcaaagaagaaagttaAAGTATCAATACATAAATTACATTTCTAGAAGATTTGACAGAATTTCCAAGAAATCTACTACCACAGATAGTTTGCCAACGCCCGAAAATTCTGCAGCTGAAAAtaatgacgaagaagaaggtcAAAACAGTGAAGCCGGCACATATAGGAGGTCAGTACTAcagcagaagaaaagaagaagagaaaggcATTGGAGGAGTGTGGTCGGTGAAATTTACTCTACTACGGAAAGCGAAACAGACTCTCAAGAGGAGGAAACTGAGGAAGGTGGCGAACATGACACCGGGATAGACAAGGAAGATAGTGATGAggagagaaaattttggaaaaaatacGAAAAACCTGAGAAGAGTTTCGAAATTTGGCGAACAGTGTCCTCACAAAATAAACAGCCCattaacaaacaaaaaatgaCGTATcataattttaaaaaaattgaaaagattcCTTTAAGGAAAATGGAAATTCCACTTTTGCATTGtacaaaggaaaataaactttACTTCCAATCTATATCTAGAGGGTTAGAGCCATTAAAAACATCAACATCAGAAGTCAGAAACTACCGCACAAGACATATAGTAACATTAACCGACCTTTTGCATTTGAATGTGTCAAGACATAACTGGTCGCTTgcatataaaatattcGCCACATTAATAAGGATCCCAGGGGTTCAAATCAAGTCTCTTTGGGGCATTGGCGTTGAAATACTGGataatttatcaaattcatcaagTGGTCTTGACTTCTTACAATGGATGTGTCAAATCTATTCGTCAAAGTCAAGATTTGTTCAGAACATCAATTACCGTTCCATTGTCCCTCCTTTTCAAACCGGTTCTAGAACACATACTGCGAAATTTGCTATCACGTACCTTTGGTCTTCTTTAATTAATTGCCAAAAATCTATGGAACCATCATCAAACATCATTGACAAACCTTTTGATACGGAAAACGATTTACTACAAGAATTGATTGATAAGATATCAGAATGGGTATTGACCCCTCCGTTTATGGAAGACGCTGAAGTTTGGTTCATTTATGCATCTTGTCATTTATTGAAGGCCGATACATTGTCGAGGCAATTTGTCAATGAcaacaaaaataatgacCTAATTGGTTTGGATAGAGACATAAAGATCAACCAGGTTATAAAACATATTCACTACGTGAGAAcgtttttaaaaatttgcTTAGATAAAGGTGGGTTTGCCGTCCCTAGCAGGTTAATTGAAAATCAACTGAAAAGCTTCGAGTCAAGACTGTACGGCGAAGCACAAGACATTCAAGAGAGGGATGTAGCCAACGTATATGATAGCATTGATAACAGTTCAGTGGAAAACTCTTTTGGAGACGTGTATGAAACAAATGCAGAATTTCTAGATACGCAGCTGATGGATTTATCGCCGGAGGACAACGGGTTGGACGAAATGCATTACAGTGATGAAGACTCAAGTGAGTGA